From one Phocaeicola salanitronis DSM 18170 genomic stretch:
- a CDS encoding helix-turn-helix domain-containing protein produces MDSRILSVGIFVALMLSSLLAGRQGYLGAKEEITADLNQALLRMVEERQGNIVTQDSIRAYKRLRQVSDGEVWLAIADRKLCRNLKNQKLKDKTFLSFNIVDEVCSGNFPESDMISSDTLIVNHKATGTTLAVRSYTRLSAIWIFRMSDQRWSSLLAFVALLWAIGSMLRMRKKNVSGEVSSYGGLFYSSANECFYDAHHVSIDFTPMQHQLMRMLWHAPSHSMSKEAICAALWPKKTDANNTLYTLVRRLKPILETCSELQIVAHRGRSYSLEIKKKTECQDNVRKMSASFFTER; encoded by the coding sequence ATGGATAGTAGAATCTTATCTGTCGGAATTTTTGTGGCGTTGATGCTCTCATCGTTGTTGGCAGGACGTCAGGGGTATTTGGGCGCTAAGGAAGAGATAACCGCCGACTTGAACCAAGCTTTGTTGCGTATGGTGGAAGAGCGGCAAGGCAATATTGTCACGCAAGACTCCATTCGGGCATACAAACGGCTTAGGCAAGTATCGGACGGAGAAGTGTGGCTTGCCATTGCCGACCGGAAACTTTGCCGTAATTTGAAAAACCAGAAACTGAAAGACAAGACGTTTCTTTCGTTTAATATCGTGGATGAGGTTTGTTCCGGCAATTTCCCCGAATCCGATATGATTAGTAGTGATACATTGATTGTAAACCATAAGGCGACCGGAACAACGCTTGCCGTGAGAAGCTACACACGTCTTTCGGCTATCTGGATATTCCGGATGTCCGACCAGCGTTGGTCATCTTTGCTGGCTTTTGTGGCTTTGCTTTGGGCAATTGGTTCGATGCTTCGGATGCGGAAGAAAAATGTATCCGGTGAAGTCAGCAGCTATGGCGGGCTCTTTTATTCGTCTGCGAACGAGTGTTTCTACGATGCTCATCATGTCTCCATAGATTTTACCCCAATGCAACATCAATTGATGCGGATGTTGTGGCACGCTCCTTCGCACTCGATGTCGAAAGAAGCAATTTGTGCGGCACTCTGGCCCAAGAAAACAGATGCTAACAATACACTTTACACGTTGGTGCGACGCTTGAAGCCGATTCTGGAGACGTGTAGCGAATTACAAATCGTAGCGCATCGAGGAAGAAGTTATTCGCTGGAAATCAAGAAGAAGACCGAATGTCAGGATAATGTCAGAAAGATGTCAGCTTCATTTTTTACGGAGCGATAA